The following are encoded together in the Thermomonas brevis genome:
- a CDS encoding acyl-CoA dehydrogenase family protein: MDMQASAWPALSEDQQAFREAARDFAQAELAPHAAHWDAEGIFPREAIAKAGELGFCGLYVDEAAGGSGLTRLDAAIVFEELAAVDPSTAAFVSIHNMATWMLTAHARPALRDTWGAALASGAKLASYCLTEPGAGSDAASLKTRAVRDGDDYLLTGSKAFISGAGATDLLVVMARTGEDGARGISAFAVLADAAGIAYGRKEEKLGWNSQPTRGVAFENVRVPATNLLGNEDDGFKIAMKGLDGGRINIAACSLGAAQGALDAARRYMGERRQFGKKLAEFQALQFKLADMATQLVAARQMVHTAARKLDARSADATVWCAMAKRFATDAGFAICNDALQLHGGYGYIREYPIERLLRDCRVHQILEGTNEIMRVIVARHLLNTDEELR; encoded by the coding sequence ATGGACATGCAGGCGTCGGCATGGCCGGCGTTGAGCGAAGACCAGCAGGCGTTCCGCGAAGCCGCGCGCGATTTCGCACAGGCCGAGCTGGCCCCGCATGCGGCGCACTGGGACGCCGAAGGCATCTTCCCGCGCGAAGCCATCGCCAAGGCCGGCGAACTCGGCTTCTGCGGGCTGTACGTCGATGAAGCCGCCGGCGGCAGCGGGCTGACCCGGCTGGACGCCGCCATCGTGTTCGAGGAACTGGCGGCGGTCGATCCGTCCACCGCCGCCTTCGTCAGCATCCACAACATGGCGACGTGGATGCTGACCGCGCACGCCCGCCCCGCCCTACGCGACACGTGGGGCGCGGCGCTGGCCAGCGGCGCGAAGCTGGCCTCGTACTGCCTGACCGAACCGGGCGCAGGTTCCGATGCGGCCTCTCTGAAAACCCGCGCCGTGCGCGACGGCGACGATTACCTGCTGACCGGCAGCAAAGCCTTCATCTCCGGCGCGGGCGCGACCGACCTGCTGGTGGTGATGGCGCGCACCGGCGAGGACGGCGCGCGCGGCATCAGCGCGTTCGCGGTACTGGCGGATGCGGCGGGGATTGCGTATGGGCGCAAGGAAGAAAAACTCGGCTGGAACAGCCAGCCCACGCGCGGCGTCGCGTTCGAGAACGTGCGCGTGCCGGCGACCAATCTGCTGGGCAACGAGGACGACGGTTTCAAGATCGCCATGAAGGGCTTGGACGGCGGCCGCATCAACATCGCCGCCTGCTCGCTGGGCGCGGCGCAGGGCGCGCTGGACGCCGCGCGCCGCTACATGGGCGAACGCCGCCAGTTCGGCAAAAAGCTGGCCGAGTTCCAAGCCTTGCAGTTCAAACTGGCCGACATGGCGACACAACTGGTCGCCGCGCGGCAGATGGTGCACACCGCCGCGCGCAAGCTCGACGCGCGCAGCGCGGACGCCACCGTGTGGTGCGCGATGGCCAAGCGCTTCGCCACCGATGCCGGTTTCGCGATCTGCAACGACGCCCTGCAACTGCACGGCGGCTACGGCTACATCCGCGAATACCCCATCGAACGCCTGCTGCGCGATTGCCGCGTGCACCAGATTCTGGAAGGCACCAACGAAATCATGCGCGTGATCGTGGCGCGCCATTTGCTCAATACAGACGAGGAATTGCGATGA
- the mmsB gene encoding 3-hydroxyisobutyrate dehydrogenase — protein MSRIAFIGLGHMGGPMAANLLKAGHALRVFDLVPAVVDAAVAAGALAAANAADAVADAEVVISMLPASRHVERLYLSKDGLLAKIPAGALVIDCSTIAPASARKVAEAAAARGLAMIDAPVSGGTAGAAAGTLTFIVGGEASALERARAVLSAMGKNIFHMGDAGAGQVAKLCNNMALGVIMAATGEAIALGVAHGLDAKALSQMMAVSTSRSWATEVCNPWPGVLENAPASRGYTGGFGNDLMLKDLGLAAEAAMGTGASIPLGELARNLYAMNSRQGNGGLDFSSVVKLMANTP, from the coding sequence ATGTCCCGCATTGCCTTCATCGGCCTCGGCCACATGGGCGGCCCGATGGCCGCCAACCTGCTCAAGGCCGGCCACGCCCTGCGCGTGTTCGATTTAGTACCCGCCGTCGTGGACGCCGCCGTCGCCGCCGGTGCGCTGGCCGCCGCCAATGCGGCGGACGCCGTGGCCGATGCCGAGGTGGTGATTTCGATGCTGCCGGCCAGCCGCCACGTCGAACGCCTTTACTTGAGCAAGGATGGCCTGCTGGCGAAGATTCCCGCCGGTGCGCTGGTCATCGATTGCAGCACCATCGCCCCCGCTTCCGCACGCAAGGTCGCCGAGGCCGCCGCTGCGCGCGGCCTTGCGATGATCGACGCGCCGGTATCGGGCGGCACCGCCGGCGCGGCGGCGGGCACGCTGACCTTCATCGTCGGCGGCGAAGCCTCCGCGCTGGAACGCGCGCGCGCCGTGCTGTCGGCAATGGGCAAAAACATCTTCCACATGGGCGATGCCGGCGCGGGCCAAGTCGCCAAGCTGTGCAACAACATGGCGCTGGGCGTGATCATGGCGGCCACCGGCGAAGCCATCGCGCTGGGCGTCGCGCACGGGCTGGACGCGAAGGCGCTGTCGCAGATGATGGCGGTCAGCACCAGCCGCAGTTGGGCCACCGAAGTCTGCAATCCGTGGCCCGGCGTGCTGGAGAACGCACCGGCCTCGCGCGGCTACACGGGCGGCTTCGGCAACGACCTGATGCTCAAGGATCTGGGGCTGGCCGCCGAAGCGGCGATGGGCACCGGCGCGTCCATCCCGCTGGGCGAACTGGCGCGCAACCTCTACGCGATGAACAGCCGGCAGGGCAACGGCGGGCTGGATTTTTCCAGCGTGGTCAAACTGATGGCGAACACACCATGA
- a CDS encoding acyl-CoA thioesterase, with protein MPSEPARPTEARLQEIVFPDHANHLGTLFGGQALAWMDKAAFIAASRYARRTVVTARSEQVDFRLPIRQGQLVEVVARIVEVGRSSMQVEVELIAEDLLGGERELCTRGRFTMIALDGRGRPVQAPPLPTDQGLSSRDPILDAAS; from the coding sequence ATGCCTTCTGAGCCGGCGCGGCCCACCGAGGCGCGGTTGCAGGAAATCGTCTTCCCCGACCACGCCAACCACCTGGGCACGCTGTTCGGCGGGCAGGCGCTGGCGTGGATGGACAAGGCCGCGTTCATCGCCGCCTCGCGCTACGCGCGGCGGACGGTGGTGACGGCGCGCTCGGAGCAGGTGGATTTCCGCCTGCCGATCCGGCAGGGGCAATTGGTGGAAGTGGTGGCGCGGATCGTCGAGGTCGGGCGCAGTTCGATGCAGGTGGAGGTGGAACTGATCGCCGAAGACCTGCTGGGCGGCGAGCGCGAGCTGTGCACGCGCGGGCGCTTCACCATGATCGCGCTGGACGGGCGCGGGCGGCCGGTGCAGGCGCCGCCGCTGCCGACGGATCAAGGATTGTCGTCAAGGGATCCGATACTCGACGCAGCGTCCTGA
- a CDS encoding oxidoreductase-like domain-containing protein: protein MIHPLPLADLDPRPQPPEPPLPSDCCDSGCDPCVNDTYAEELAYYRQALAAWKSRHPDSE from the coding sequence ATGATCCATCCCCTGCCACTCGCCGACCTCGATCCGCGTCCGCAACCACCGGAGCCGCCGTTGCCCAGCGACTGCTGCGACAGCGGCTGCGATCCCTGCGTGAACGATACCTACGCCGAGGAGCTGGCGTATTACCGGCAGGCACTGGCAGCGTGGAAATCGAGACATCCCGATAGCGAGTGA
- a CDS encoding ribonucleotide-diphosphate reductase subunit beta, which produces MSAIAALTPHSSPLTPHLLDPGFELTLRPMRYPDFYEMYRNAIRNTWTVDEINFQIDITDLHSKMSPADRHLIHRLVAFFATGDSIVSNNLVLNLYQHLNAPEARMYLSRQLYEEALHVQFYLTLLDNYLPDPEERFKAFAAVENIPSIKKKADFCFKWIDSIQGLKRIETREQRRQFLLNQICFAACIEGLFFFAAFAYVYYFRSRGLLPGLSSGTNWVFRDESCHMDFAFECVRTIRAEEPDLFDAAMERQVRDMLAEAIECEVQFAEDVLSGGVAGISTRDMRQYLQHCADNHFAKLGMAKQYDVRNPLPFMELQDVQELTNFFERRVSAYQVGVQGDVAFDHAF; this is translated from the coding sequence ATGTCAGCCATCGCAGCACTCACTCCTCACTCCTCTCCGCTCACTCCTCATCTTCTCGATCCCGGCTTCGAGCTGACCCTCCGCCCGATGCGCTACCCGGACTTCTACGAGATGTACCGCAACGCCATCCGCAACACCTGGACGGTGGACGAGATCAATTTCCAGATCGACATCACCGACCTGCATTCGAAGATGTCGCCGGCCGACCGCCACCTGATCCACCGGCTGGTGGCGTTCTTCGCTACCGGCGATTCCATCGTCTCCAACAACCTGGTGCTGAACCTTTACCAGCACCTCAACGCGCCGGAAGCGCGCATGTACCTGTCGCGCCAGCTCTACGAGGAAGCGCTGCACGTGCAGTTCTACCTGACCCTGCTGGACAACTACCTGCCGGATCCGGAGGAGCGCTTCAAGGCGTTCGCGGCGGTGGAGAACATCCCGTCGATCAAGAAGAAGGCGGATTTCTGCTTCAAGTGGATCGACTCGATCCAAGGCCTGAAGCGCATCGAGACCCGCGAACAGCGCCGCCAGTTCCTGCTCAACCAGATCTGCTTCGCCGCCTGCATCGAAGGCCTGTTCTTCTTCGCCGCCTTCGCCTACGTCTATTACTTCCGTTCGCGCGGACTGCTGCCGGGGCTGTCCTCGGGCACCAACTGGGTGTTTCGCGACGAAAGCTGCCACATGGACTTCGCCTTCGAATGCGTGCGCACCATCCGCGCCGAGGAGCCGGACCTGTTCGACGCGGCGATGGAGCGGCAGGTGCGCGACATGCTGGCCGAGGCGATCGAATGCGAGGTGCAGTTCGCCGAAGACGTGCTGTCCGGGGGCGTGGCCGGCATCTCCACCCGCGACATGCGTCAGTACCTGCAACACTGCGCCGACAACCACTTCGCCAAACTGGGCATGGCGAAGCAGTACGACGTGCGCAACCCGCTGCCGTTCATGGAACTGCAGGACGTGCAGGAGCTGACCAATTTCTTCGAGCGGCGGGTGTCGGCCTATCAGGTCGGCGTGCAGGGCGATGTGGCCTTCGACCATGCCTTCTGA
- a CDS encoding alpha/beta hydrolase: MRTPRATPARPSARWLAGLLVFMALPIFAAAPHKAGDVEKEEHRIDIAGQQVSYEIGTLYVPENRRDPASRLIGVGFARIRASEPTGAPPVFWLPGGPGLSVLGAFSDHDAAAASRLRHWLTFGTVGDLVVVEQRGYTLRGEMLRETWDSQPLDQPASPRADVEGMRELARKAIAANPDKDLSGYDIGQFAADVDDLRQALGYPKISLFGGSFGSQWSLAVIRLYPQAVARAVLAAVEPLDNGYDMPSQVFASLQRISHDADRDPGLAPYLPPGGLMAAVHALHARFARGPLQVDVRDDAGKMQRVVLGSGDLQLALLSHTQDAEQWPAFILSLYHRHYEQWARDTIENRRAAPTTLIGPLADSSLGVTAAREHLLRTDPALELLGSWNFESNIATAPDWPTPDMGDTFREPVRTTTPVVFVHGDWDTSTPIDNTLGLLPYFPNGHAILVHRAGHDGAFYQLRDDPATKQAVYDFLKSGSTGGLPVTVTLPVPEFERPAFAPPPQGQNEPGSR, translated from the coding sequence ATGCGCACACCACGTGCAACGCCGGCAAGACCGTCGGCAAGATGGCTGGCGGGACTACTGGTATTCATGGCCCTTCCGATCTTCGCAGCTGCGCCGCACAAGGCCGGCGACGTCGAAAAGGAAGAACACCGGATCGACATCGCCGGCCAACAGGTGTCTTATGAAATCGGCACCCTGTACGTGCCGGAAAACCGGCGCGATCCAGCAAGCCGCCTGATCGGAGTGGGCTTCGCCCGGATCAGGGCTTCCGAACCGACCGGCGCGCCGCCCGTCTTCTGGCTGCCGGGAGGACCGGGATTGAGCGTGCTGGGTGCGTTCTCCGATCATGATGCCGCGGCCGCTTCCCGGTTGCGGCATTGGTTGACCTTCGGCACCGTCGGAGACTTGGTGGTGGTCGAACAACGCGGCTATACCCTGCGCGGCGAAATGCTGCGGGAAACCTGGGACAGCCAACCCCTGGATCAACCGGCATCCCCGCGCGCGGATGTCGAGGGCATGCGTGAATTGGCCCGGAAGGCGATCGCCGCCAATCCGGACAAGGATCTGTCCGGCTACGACATCGGCCAGTTCGCTGCGGACGTGGATGACCTGCGGCAGGCGTTGGGCTACCCGAAGATCAGCCTGTTCGGTGGCAGCTTCGGCTCGCAATGGAGCCTGGCCGTGATCCGCCTGTATCCGCAAGCAGTGGCGCGCGCGGTGCTTGCGGCGGTGGAGCCGCTGGACAACGGATACGACATGCCTTCGCAGGTCTTCGCCTCCCTTCAGCGCATTTCCCATGACGCCGACCGCGATCCGGGCCTGGCCCCCTATCTGCCCCCGGGCGGGTTGATGGCGGCGGTGCACGCCCTGCATGCACGCTTTGCGCGCGGGCCGTTGCAGGTCGATGTCCGCGACGATGCGGGCAAGATGCAACGCGTCGTCTTGGGCAGCGGCGATCTTCAACTGGCGCTGCTTTCCCACACCCAGGACGCGGAGCAATGGCCGGCATTCATTCTGTCGCTCTATCACCGGCATTACGAACAATGGGCGCGCGACACCATCGAAAATCGCCGGGCGGCACCGACCACGCTGATCGGCCCGCTCGCCGACAGCAGCCTCGGCGTCACCGCTGCGCGCGAGCACTTGCTGCGAACCGATCCGGCGCTGGAGTTGCTCGGCAGCTGGAACTTCGAGAGCAATATCGCCACGGCGCCGGACTGGCCCACTCCCGACATGGGCGACACGTTCAGGGAACCGGTACGTACCACGACACCGGTCGTGTTCGTCCATGGGGATTGGGATACCTCGACCCCGATCGACAATACCCTGGGCCTGCTGCCTTATTTCCCGAACGGCCACGCCATCCTCGTGCATCGGGCCGGGCATGACGGCGCTTTCTACCAACTGCGCGACGATCCCGCAACCAAACAGGCGGTCTACGATTTCCTCAAATCGGGCAGCACCGGGGGCCTGCCCGTGACGGTGACCCTGCCGGTGCCGGAATTCGAGCGACCGGCCTTTGCCCCTCCGCCCCAAGGCCAGAATGAACCTGGGTCGCGATAA
- a CDS encoding four helix bundle protein has protein sequence METTLWKKAMELAELACRNAARLPSEERYGIRLQITRAAVSIASNIAEGWTRESKNERRQFLAIAHGSLSELNTQLLLCSRLNWLPPDLLTTSFGLLDEISRMLTTLRQRSRPA, from the coding sequence ATGGAAACGACGCTATGGAAAAAGGCGATGGAATTGGCCGAACTGGCGTGCAGGAATGCCGCGCGCCTGCCAAGCGAAGAACGGTACGGAATCCGCTTGCAGATCACACGAGCCGCCGTCTCCATCGCCAGCAACATTGCGGAAGGATGGACGCGCGAGTCGAAGAACGAGCGCAGGCAATTCCTGGCAATCGCGCATGGATCATTGTCCGAACTCAACACGCAACTGCTGCTCTGTAGCCGCCTGAACTGGCTGCCGCCAGACTTGCTGACTACATCCTTTGGATTGCTCGACGAAATCAGCAGAATGCTCACTACCCTGCGCCAACGCTCCCGCCCCGCCTGA
- a CDS encoding CoA-acylating methylmalonate-semialdehyde dehydrogenase yields the protein MHRVAANAATVKLLIDGEFVESNTTHWRDVVNPATQAVLARVPFATADEVEAAIASAREAFKTWRKTPIGTRARIFLKYQQLIREHMGELAAILTAEQGKTLPDAEGDVFRGLEVVEHAASIGNLQLGELANNVAGGVDTYTLLQPLGVCAGITPFNFPAMIPLWMFPMAIATGNTFVLKPSEQDPMVTMRLVELALEAGIPKGVLNVVHGGEDVVNALCDHPDIKAVSFVGSTKVGTHVYNRASLAGKRAQCMMGAKNHAVVLPDANKEQTLNAMAGAAFGAAGQRCMAASTAVLVGAAKAWIPDLVAKAKTLKVNAGTEAGTDVGPVISCAARARVEALIASGIEQGATLELDGRNPAVPGFEQGNFVGPTIFSGVKPGMRIYDEEIFGPVLVILEAKTLDEAIALVNANPNGNGTAIFTQSGAAARKFQEDIDVGQVGINLPIPVPVPLFSFTGSRASKLGDLGPYGKQVVAFYTQTKTVTARWFDDDTASHGVNTTISLK from the coding sequence ATGCACCGCGTTGCGGCCAATGCCGCGACCGTCAAGCTGTTGATCGACGGCGAATTCGTCGAATCGAACACCACCCACTGGCGCGATGTGGTCAACCCGGCCACGCAGGCCGTACTGGCGCGGGTGCCGTTCGCCACCGCCGATGAAGTCGAAGCCGCCATCGCCTCGGCGCGCGAAGCGTTCAAGACGTGGCGCAAGACGCCCATCGGCACCCGCGCGCGCATCTTCCTCAAGTATCAGCAATTGATCCGCGAGCACATGGGCGAACTGGCGGCGATCCTCACCGCCGAACAGGGCAAGACCCTGCCCGACGCCGAGGGCGACGTGTTCCGCGGGCTGGAAGTGGTCGAACACGCGGCGTCCATCGGCAATCTGCAACTGGGCGAACTCGCCAACAACGTGGCCGGCGGCGTCGATACCTACACACTGCTGCAACCGCTGGGCGTGTGCGCCGGCATCACCCCGTTCAACTTCCCGGCGATGATCCCGCTGTGGATGTTCCCGATGGCGATCGCCACCGGCAATACCTTCGTGCTCAAGCCGTCCGAGCAAGACCCGATGGTGACGATGCGGCTGGTGGAATTGGCGCTGGAAGCCGGCATTCCCAAGGGCGTGCTCAACGTCGTCCACGGCGGCGAGGACGTGGTCAACGCCCTTTGCGACCATCCCGACATCAAGGCGGTGTCGTTCGTCGGTTCCACCAAGGTCGGCACGCACGTTTACAACCGCGCATCGCTGGCGGGCAAGCGCGCGCAGTGCATGATGGGCGCGAAGAACCACGCGGTGGTGCTGCCCGACGCCAACAAGGAGCAGACGCTCAACGCGATGGCCGGCGCGGCGTTCGGCGCGGCGGGGCAACGCTGCATGGCCGCGTCCACCGCCGTGCTGGTGGGCGCGGCGAAGGCATGGATTCCCGATCTGGTCGCCAAGGCGAAAACGCTCAAGGTCAACGCCGGCACCGAAGCGGGCACCGACGTCGGCCCGGTGATTTCCTGCGCCGCGCGTGCGCGCGTCGAGGCGCTGATCGCCTCCGGCATCGAACAGGGCGCGACGCTGGAACTCGACGGCCGCAACCCCGCCGTCCCCGGCTTCGAGCAAGGCAATTTCGTCGGCCCGACCATCTTCTCCGGCGTGAAGCCCGGCATGCGCATCTACGACGAGGAAATCTTCGGCCCGGTGCTGGTGATCCTCGAAGCCAAGACGCTGGACGAGGCCATCGCGCTGGTCAACGCCAACCCGAACGGCAACGGCACCGCGATCTTCACCCAGTCCGGCGCGGCGGCGCGCAAGTTCCAAGAGGACATCGACGTGGGACAGGTCGGCATCAACCTGCCGATCCCGGTGCCGGTGCCGCTGTTCTCGTTCACCGGCTCGCGCGCGTCCAAGCTCGGCGACCTTGGCCCCTACGGCAAGCAGGTGGTCGCGTTCTACACCCAGACCAAGACCGTGACGGCACGCTGGTTCGACGACGACACCGCCAGCCACGGCGTCAACACCACGATCAGTTTGAAGTGA
- a CDS encoding enoyl-CoA hydratase/isomerase family protein: protein MNDDAIEASVLFAERDAGNGKRIGIATLNAPKTLNGLSLEMARLLDAQLIQWAADDDIALVVLQGTGEKAFCAGGDLQGLYRGMREQQQRDRWEADAFADPRGNPHAETFFATEYRLDYRIHTYPKPLLCWGHGIVMGGGIGLMSGASHRVVSERSKLAFPEITVGLFPDVGGSWLLPRVPDGAGLFLALTGAPLDASDAIHAGLADVLVPEARRGDVFDAIAETDWANDAGARRAQLHALLARFADTTAPGPLQRHAARIRIACAQATLEDSVVAIAALDANDDAWLRNAQTTLAAGAPGSARLGYELQQRGAALPLADVFRLEYIVALHCAAHGDFAEGIRALLIDKDRNPHWQPATLAAASAAWAQSFFAAPWAAHEHPLADLGH from the coding sequence ATGAACGACGACGCCATCGAAGCATCCGTTCTGTTCGCCGAACGCGACGCCGGCAACGGCAAGCGCATCGGCATCGCCACCCTCAACGCGCCAAAAACGCTCAACGGCCTGTCGCTGGAAATGGCGCGGCTGCTGGACGCGCAGCTCATCCAATGGGCAGCCGACGACGACATCGCGCTGGTCGTCCTGCAAGGCACGGGCGAAAAAGCGTTCTGCGCCGGTGGCGACCTTCAAGGCTTGTATCGCGGCATGCGCGAGCAGCAACAGCGCGACCGCTGGGAAGCCGACGCCTTCGCCGACCCGCGCGGCAACCCGCACGCCGAAACCTTCTTCGCCACCGAATACCGCCTCGACTACCGCATCCACACCTACCCGAAGCCGCTGCTGTGCTGGGGCCACGGCATCGTGATGGGCGGCGGCATCGGCCTGATGTCGGGGGCCAGCCACCGCGTGGTCAGCGAGCGCAGCAAGCTGGCGTTCCCGGAAATCACCGTCGGCCTGTTCCCCGACGTGGGCGGCAGTTGGCTGCTGCCGCGCGTGCCCGATGGCGCGGGCCTGTTCCTCGCCTTGACCGGCGCGCCGCTGGACGCCAGCGACGCCATCCACGCCGGTCTGGCCGACGTGTTGGTGCCGGAAGCGCGTCGCGGCGACGTGTTCGATGCAATAGCCGAAACCGATTGGGCCAATGATGCCGGCGCGCGTCGCGCTCAACTCCACGCGCTGCTCGCACGCTTCGCCGACACCACTGCGCCGGGGCCGTTGCAACGCCACGCCGCACGCATCCGCATCGCCTGCGCGCAGGCGACGCTGGAAGACAGCGTCGTCGCCATCGCCGCACTCGATGCCAACGACGATGCGTGGCTGCGCAACGCGCAAACCACGCTGGCCGCCGGTGCGCCGGGTTCCGCACGGCTGGGCTATGAATTGCAACAACGCGGCGCGGCGCTGCCGCTGGCCGACGTGTTCCGCCTCGAATACATCGTCGCCCTGCACTGCGCCGCGCACGGCGATTTCGCCGAAGGCATTCGCGCCCTGCTGATCGACAAGGATCGCAACCCGCACTGGCAGCCGGCCACGCTGGCCGCCGCCAGCGCCGCGTGGGCGCAGTCCTTCTTCGCCGCGCCTTGGGCGGCCCACGAACATCCACTGGCCGACCTCGGCCACTGA
- a CDS encoding epoxyqueuosine reductase QueH, which translates to MSGTREKLTLPNGGDKLLLHSCCAPCSGELMEAFVESGIDYTIFFYNPNIHPLKEYELRKQENIRFAEKHGVPFVDADYDTDNWFARAKGMENEPERGIRCTMCFDMRFERSALYAHKHGFKVMTSSPGISRWKNMAQINDCGHRAAAPYDGLTYWDYNWRKGGGSSRMIEISKREQFYQQEYCGCVYSLRDSNRHRVAQGRGKIKFGVLFYGDETG; encoded by the coding sequence ATGAGCGGCACGCGCGAAAAGCTGACCCTGCCGAACGGCGGCGACAAACTGCTGCTGCATTCCTGCTGCGCGCCGTGTTCGGGCGAGTTGATGGAAGCCTTCGTGGAATCCGGCATCGACTACACGATCTTCTTCTACAACCCCAACATCCACCCGTTGAAGGAATACGAGCTGCGCAAGCAGGAGAACATCCGCTTCGCCGAAAAACACGGCGTTCCTTTCGTCGATGCCGACTACGATACCGACAACTGGTTCGCCCGTGCCAAGGGCATGGAGAACGAACCCGAACGCGGCATCCGCTGCACCATGTGCTTCGACATGCGCTTCGAGCGCAGCGCGCTGTACGCGCACAAGCACGGCTTCAAGGTCATGACCAGTTCGCCGGGTATTTCGCGCTGGAAAAACATGGCGCAGATCAACGACTGCGGCCACCGCGCCGCCGCGCCCTACGACGGGCTGACTTACTGGGATTACAACTGGCGCAAGGGCGGCGGCAGCAGCCGCATGATCGAGATCAGCAAACGCGAACAGTTCTACCAACAGGAATACTGCGGCTGCGTGTATTCGCTGCGCGACAGCAACCGCCACCGGGTGGCGCAGGGGCGCGGCAAGATCAAGTTCGGCGTGCTGTTCTACGGCGACGAAACCGGCTGA
- a CDS encoding enoyl-CoA hydratase, with the protein MNDYRSREWTGLKLEIDGHVAIVTLSNPPANTWTVHSLSALRDLVAALDADRSIYALVVTGEGEKFFSAGADLKQFADGDKALAREAARRFGEAFEALSAFRGVSIAAINGYAMGGGLECALACDLRIIEEQAQVALPEATVGLLPCAGGTQNLPRLVGEGWAKRMILLGERIDAATALRIGLVEDTVPKGEAKARALAWAKQAEKQSPTSVAACKRLVQATRTQHHATALVSERETFVDLFDSADQGEGVNAFLEKRAPQWKNA; encoded by the coding sequence ATGAACGACTACCGTAGCCGCGAGTGGACGGGCTTGAAGCTGGAAATCGACGGCCACGTCGCCATCGTCACCCTGTCCAACCCGCCGGCCAATACGTGGACGGTGCACAGCCTGAGCGCGCTGCGCGACCTCGTTGCCGCGCTGGACGCCGACCGCAGCATCTACGCGCTGGTCGTCACCGGCGAAGGTGAAAAGTTCTTCTCCGCCGGTGCCGACCTCAAGCAGTTCGCCGACGGCGACAAGGCGCTGGCGCGCGAGGCGGCGCGTCGTTTCGGCGAAGCGTTCGAGGCATTGAGCGCGTTTCGCGGCGTGTCCATCGCCGCGATCAACGGCTACGCGATGGGCGGCGGGCTGGAATGCGCGCTGGCCTGCGACCTGCGCATCATCGAAGAACAGGCGCAGGTCGCCTTGCCGGAAGCCACCGTCGGCCTGCTGCCCTGCGCGGGTGGTACGCAAAATCTGCCGCGCCTCGTCGGCGAAGGCTGGGCCAAGCGCATGATTCTGCTGGGCGAACGCATCGACGCCGCCACCGCGCTGCGCATCGGGCTGGTGGAAGACACCGTGCCAAAGGGCGAAGCGAAAGCCCGCGCATTGGCATGGGCGAAGCAGGCGGAAAAGCAAAGCCCCACCAGCGTCGCCGCCTGCAAGCGCTTGGTGCAGGCCACCCGCACGCAGCACCACGCCACCGCGCTGGTGTCCGAGCGCGAAACCTTCGTCGATCTGTTCGACAGCGCCGACCAAGGCGAAGGCGTCAACGCCTTCCTCGAAAAGCGTGCGCCGCAATGGAAGAACGCATGA